In a single window of the bacterium genome:
- a CDS encoding 7-cyano-7-deazaguanine synthase → MQKREVSLFFSGGTDSTATSILALNNYDKVHLLTFDRGIKYGMGQVDKTCKRAEDLIQKYGKDRFTHSVIYIGDIFREIFIDNFAHDLKIYKTHLMALVCLACRIAMHAKAILYNLKNKVPDIIDGSNQEQAFEQMPELLREYALFDGEFGINYTNPIFCFSDKDKRQEILYEAGLSKNRKFKYALFGGTSDGIIFHPTQPACIFSPFMGAYGRYLYHLFEDTTEEKERRIAVEYCRKKKEIARKFVNFSLSTLNL, encoded by the coding sequence ATGCAAAAAAGAGAAGTAAGTCTATTTTTTTCAGGAGGAACGGACTCCACGGCAACAAGTATCCTGGCATTAAACAACTACGATAAAGTCCACCTCCTGACCTTTGACCGGGGGATAAAATACGGCATGGGGCAGGTCGATAAGACATGCAAACGGGCTGAAGATCTTATTCAAAAATACGGAAAAGACAGATTCACCCATAGTGTGATTTATATCGGAGACATATTCCGTGAAATCTTTATTGACAATTTCGCCCATGATCTTAAAATTTATAAAACACACCTTATGGCCCTGGTATGCCTCGCGTGCAGGATCGCTATGCACGCAAAGGCCATTTTGTATAATCTTAAAAATAAAGTCCCTGATATTATTGACGGCTCAAACCAGGAACAGGCCTTTGAACAAATGCCGGAATTACTGCGGGAATACGCGCTTTTTGATGGTGAATTTGGCATTAATTACACAAACCCTATTTTTTGTTTTTCTGATAAAGACAAACGGCAGGAAATACTTTACGAAGCGGGCTTAAGCAAAAACCGCAAATTTAAATATGCCTTGTTCGGCGGGACGTCCGACGGGATAATTTTCCATCCCACCCAGCCTGCGTGTATTTTTTCGCCTTTCATGGGGGCTTACGGCAGGTATCTGTATCATCTTTTTGAAGATACGACAGAGGAAAAAGAGCGCCGGATCGCCGTGGAATACTGCAGGAAAAAAAAGGAAATCGCAAGAAAATTCGTTAACTTTTCACTTTCAACTTTAAACTTATAA